In Setaria viridis chromosome 5, Setaria_viridis_v4.0, whole genome shotgun sequence, the genomic stretch aaaaagaaaaaggatgaagaCAACAAGCCCACAACTTCCTCCCCCCAGCCCATTAACAGCACGCAAGTTTGTGCGATTTCTGCTCAATTATTAGTCATAACAGGCGGGGAAAAAAGTAAAATGACATTTTGACTATGCTTGCAAACCTAGGAAACCAACTAGAAACCACATTGAGCCCAAATAGATCAGTCCTGTATGCTGAAAACAGCCATGTGATTATTCTAGTTTATTTGGCATACGGAAAAGTGATAATGTCATAAACTTCTATACATGGTAGTATTATTGAGAGAAAATTATGTGTGTACTCTATGTTTTGGCACTTTATATGGGTCTGAATGACTAATGACAGCACAGATAAATCTAGCAATAATATACAAATTAAGGCATAATTCTATAGTATGCAGTGATATGCATGATCCAGATTCATTGGAACTTACGGTGGTGTTAGACACTTCATGTTTGTTGACTTAATAATATGATTTAAGAACTCCTTCTCATCCTGAATCACAGTATTCACTGCCACCTGATAAGCAAAGAAATAAATGTCATaacattaattaataattaataagaatcAGATATGCAATATGAGCGGGTAAACGAATCAGATACACAATATGAGCACGAGGATCTGCATGTAATTATTCAACGTCAATCATATCTAATCATTCACCAGCAAGAATATTAAGGCAATACCAATATAACAAAGGCAAACAGAATAAAGCCACCTCTTAAATTGTCTAGCTTGAACCTAAAGAACCAAAAGAGATGATGATTATGACAATTCCTTATCCTAAATTTCTACCAGCAATGGCccaatcccccccccccccccccccgcctcccTAAAGTTTGTTACCATGTGGGTATCTGTCATTAATCATTaacttaaaaaataattaattgtGTAGATGAATTTTGCTCATTTATGGAAAACCTATATTATGGCACAAGTTCTGCATAGGTTACAACTAGATGACAAAAATACTAGCAATAGTGTCTGCAGCATAAACAACAAAGAGCATCTTGAAAAAAGCGaacaaaatttttgaaaaagagAGGCACATTACCTTATTTTCCCACTCAAATTCTGCCCACATATTCCGGAAAGCAACATCAGCGCATGTAGCAGGTGAGATGTAGTCCATGATATCAATGTGAATATCATTTAGGACCACCACTGATCGTTCCATCACATTTGAAGTTTCATAAACTATGTTACCAAATATGACTCCAGTCTCTGTTGATGAAACCTTGATATTCGCTCGAATTTGCTTGCTTGACTCTGGAGCCAATGTGTAGTTTTGAGGGCGGTCAACAAGTTTTAGGTCGCCCATTGTTGCTAACTCCAAGCACAAGTTCTGGAGTGTTTCTTTTGTTCGGTTTATGACTGTAACATCAAGTACAATATCATAATGATGAACAGTTACAAATGCTTCAGCATACACAGGATCACTGAATCCTGTCAGTTGAAGAATCCGGTTCAATTTGTTGGAATCATCTGCATCCTTGGTAAATTGACCAGTTGCGGCCATCAAATCATCTTGAACTGCATCTTCCAACTCAAGTTGGCTCATTCCCTGCAAGAGAAATGCCAACTTTAGCAGTGCATGGAAAAATACAAGCAAAAAGGCATATTCAGTGCTGAAACTTAACATAAATTATCATGCTTCCAAAAAAAAGATGGTGTTTATAGTTTTGCTGTCATATTAAACAATAATTAAGATCAAATCTTAATGTCAGAACAAGTTGCCTCATTTGCAATGATATAAATGCAACATTGAAGAAACAAACACAGAATAATAATACAATgcttaaaaaaaagaatcatagCTGTGCTATTGCTCAAGACAATATGTTACTGATAATTAGTCTTTAGCCACAGGCAACTTTTACCGACAATATTAAAGATGAATTAGTAACAAACTTTTACATAGTATGGACCGATGCAAGTAGGAAACTGTTGATTCATTTCAGTTTCTACAGAAATTCTGTTTAGATATGTACATCCAGCTATTCCTTGACCCAATAAAGATCAATTTTTTTACTTGAGTTTACTACCGTAATAGAGTATGCACATGTTTCAACATTGACAACATGTAaaccagaaaaaagaaaaaataatacaaTACTTCTAAATCCATGACTTTTTTAATAATAAGAGAAACTAAGTTTAAGACCTAAAGGTACAGAAGGAAGATGTTAACTTTGTTGTTTACAAATTAAAAGAAATATTGTGGCTTAGGAAATACAAGAGATCTTCAAATTAACCATCAATTAAATGCTAAAACATAATTTATTTGGAGAAACTACAATGACTACAAATGCAGTAAATTGGTAATATTAATACATGAAGGAAGGCGCTTCTTTCAATCAGAAAAATTGGCTGAGTTTTTCGGAAACTAAACGCTTGTGGTCATCAGTACCCACACTATACAGACAACAGAATATGAAGTTCCAATAGAGGAAAAATTTAAATAGAAAACCAGTTCACTCTCACCTTCCTGCTCTTTAGGTGGTAGAAATCAATAAGATCATCTGGTTGGGCATGAGATATCTGTGCCTTAGCCTTCATCTCCTCAGTCTCCCTAAATTGCTTCTCAGCAAGCATGTTTACAAAGCTCTGGCGGCATGACTGCAACCAAACCTTCCTAACATCTTCACCAGGATTGCAAAGACACCTCACACAGAGAATAATCCTATCATGTGAGTCATTGTCAATAGGGTGTGGGAGGTAAGATGACTGTCCCAATTCCAGAATGGACACCATGATCAACAAGGCTCCAGTACAAGCCTTGTTTACTTCAACCTTTGATGGCTGAACCTCCTCCAGCCTCAACACAAGCTTGGTCAGATTGcaggcaacagcagcagccaagAAGAAATCACCAGACAGAATGAGAGATCTGAGATTCTGACTGGAAGCCAATGACCCGAGAGTCGCTGCCGGAGCTGAAATAGCGGTCTCAGTGGCAGCACTCTGTGTGGCATAAGTGCCATCCGCAAGAACAGCAGGCCTCCTCGAGGACACAGTGACACAGTTCACCACAGGCTGGGATGGCTTGGAGGAATCAGTTGACTCCCCTTCCTCAGAGACAGTGAAGAACGGGAGATCCCCAAGGCTTTGCTTGACAGTGGAAATTGCGCTCTCAACTTCAGACAACGAAAGGGAGTACTCTGCAAGGATCCAGAGAGCACAGATGCAGACACGGGATGCTCGGATCTGAGAGAATGTGTCAATTAACCTCTGGATAATGGACACACGGAGCTTGGGATTGGTCTCTATGATCTCACGCACAAACAGAACAACATCAAATGCTGCAGCAACATTAGGGTCCCCAAGGAAGTCCATGAGCAGGTGCACAACTGATGCAGCCACCTCCGGGTACTTCTTG encodes the following:
- the LOC117855584 gene encoding coatomer subunit beta-1, with amino-acid sequence MEKPCTLLVHFDKGSPSMANEIKAELESGDGPAKADAMRRAISLLLNGESLPHLFITVVRYVQSCDDHAVQKLLLLYLETVDKRDAATGKVLPEMILICQNLRNNLQSPNEYIRGVTLRFLCRLTEPELLEPLVPSILSNLEHRHQFVRRHALSAVSAIYQRQHGDQLIPDAPELVERALASEQDAAARRNAFLMLLASAQERAVAYLLTNADRVAEWPDLLQMAAVDLIRKVCRSKGRVDKGRYIKIIISLLSAPSSAVVYECAGALVSLSSAPTAVRAAANTYCQLLSSQSDNNVKLIILDRLHELRTSHREVMVDVVMDVLRALGSPNVDVRKKVLDLVLDLLTPRNVEEVVLYLKKEVVKTQGAEVEKGGEYRQMLVQAIHACAKKYPEVAASVVHLLMDFLGDPNVAAAFDVVLFVREIIETNPKLRVSIIQRLIDTFSQIRASRVCICALWILAEYSLSLSEVESAISTVKQSLGDLPFFTVSEEGESTDSSKPSQPVVNCVTVSSRRPAVLADGTYATQSAATETAISAPAATLGSLASSQNLRSLILSGDFFLAAAVACNLTKLVLRLEEVQPSKVEVNKACTGALLIMVSILELGQSSYLPHPIDNDSHDRIILCVRCLCNPGEDVRKVWLQSCRQSFVNMLAEKQFRETEEMKAKAQISHAQPDDLIDFYHLKSRKGMSQLELEDAVQDDLMAATGQFTKDADDSNKLNRILQLTGFSDPVYAEAFVTVHHYDIVLDVTVINRTKETLQNLCLELATMGDLKLVDRPQNYTLAPESSKQIRANIKVSSTETGVIFGNIVYETSNVMERSVVVLNDIHIDIMDYISPATCADVAFRNMWAEFEWENKVAVNTVIQDEKEFLNHIIKSTNMKCLTPPSALDGECGFLAANLYAKSVFGEDALVNISIEKQADGKLSGYIRIRSKTQGIALSLGDKITLKQKGGS